The following proteins are co-located in the Gordonia polyisoprenivorans genome:
- a CDS encoding cation:proton antiporter — MSVLAEAASDPDRTTAVTLFWIAVAAVAAPLVARLTRRYVPEVVVLLILGMVFGPHVLAVGDPDSVAAVSQLGLGMLFLLAGFELDPTILRGKPGAVAGGIWSLSLLISTIAVALLVAPGDFTAHVAIAIAMTSTALGTLLPIIKADGLLEQPLGRAVMAHGAVGELGPILAMSLLLTSRNIGGAAIVLALFGIAALILFALPRRAGRIPALRAALVEMEGGTFQLPVRVVVVLLAAFMAVAAVFDLDVVLGAFAAGIALRRLLPEDTRVVESLEVIGFGLLIPVFFVTSGMNIDPSAVASAPMLWVILVVGIGVARGVPVWVGERLVTHDASLRAGRERISLALYAATGLPIIVAVTQVATSSDLMSPTLASTLVAAGATTVLVFPLAARLIAREDAAAPSAAS, encoded by the coding sequence GTGAGCGTGCTTGCCGAGGCGGCCTCGGATCCCGACCGCACCACCGCGGTGACCCTGTTCTGGATCGCGGTGGCGGCGGTGGCCGCGCCGCTGGTCGCCCGCCTCACCCGCCGCTACGTCCCCGAGGTCGTGGTGCTGTTGATTCTCGGCATGGTGTTCGGGCCGCACGTCCTCGCCGTGGGTGATCCGGACTCGGTGGCCGCGGTCAGCCAGCTCGGCCTCGGCATGCTCTTCCTGCTCGCCGGATTCGAACTCGATCCGACGATCTTGCGCGGCAAGCCCGGCGCGGTCGCGGGCGGGATCTGGTCGCTGAGTCTGCTCATCTCGACGATCGCGGTGGCGCTGTTGGTGGCGCCGGGCGATTTCACCGCACACGTGGCGATCGCGATCGCGATGACCTCGACGGCATTGGGGACGTTGCTGCCGATCATCAAGGCCGACGGGCTGCTCGAGCAACCGTTGGGGCGCGCGGTGATGGCACACGGGGCGGTCGGTGAACTCGGTCCGATCCTGGCGATGTCGTTGCTGTTGACCAGTCGCAACATCGGCGGCGCGGCGATCGTGCTCGCCCTGTTCGGCATTGCGGCCCTGATCCTGTTCGCGCTGCCGCGGCGAGCCGGCCGGATTCCCGCCCTGCGCGCCGCGCTCGTCGAGATGGAGGGCGGCACCTTCCAGTTGCCCGTCCGTGTCGTCGTGGTGCTGCTCGCGGCGTTCATGGCGGTGGCCGCGGTCTTCGATCTCGACGTGGTGCTCGGTGCCTTCGCCGCCGGCATCGCCCTTCGGCGCCTGCTGCCCGAGGACACCCGGGTGGTCGAGAGTCTCGAGGTCATCGGTTTCGGCCTGCTCATCCCGGTCTTCTTCGTGACCTCGGGCATGAACATCGATCCGTCGGCGGTGGCGTCGGCGCCGATGCTGTGGGTGATCCTGGTCGTCGGCATCGGGGTGGCCCGCGGCGTCCCGGTGTGGGTGGGCGAGCGGCTGGTGACCCACGACGCGAGCCTGCGCGCCGGACGCGAACGCATCTCGCTGGCGCTGTACGCGGCCACCGGCCTGCCGATCATCGTTGCCGTCACCCAGGTCGCGACGAGCAGTGATCTGATGTCACCGACGCTGGCCTCCACGCTCGTCGCTGCGGGCGCCACGACGGTGCTGGTGTTCCCGCTGGCAGCTCGATTGATCGCTCGTGAGGACGCAGCGGCGCCATCCGCGGCGTCGTGA
- a CDS encoding Asp23/Gls24 family envelope stress response protein translates to MAESSNPTRTGATVTRGVDNVRPDAVGTAAPATGDAKGALIIADRVGAKIARRAALDIDGVTRYSNTIGSLLGPGALGAAYPAVRVDMSDTAPLVEVTVALTWPCAVAQVCRDVRAHVADELARFTGIRPSRVDVTVGTITTDNGDSTTRDGYVELPAPSEIEKRDSAPDDSPSDDTAPDDTDIDMVTDTDTETVQGRVHS, encoded by the coding sequence GTGGCTGAGTCGTCGAACCCGACGCGCACCGGCGCCACCGTGACGAGAGGCGTCGACAACGTGCGTCCGGACGCCGTCGGGACCGCGGCACCGGCCACCGGGGATGCCAAGGGGGCGTTGATCATCGCCGACCGAGTGGGCGCCAAGATCGCCCGCCGGGCAGCACTCGACATCGACGGGGTCACCCGGTACAGCAACACGATCGGATCACTGCTCGGACCGGGAGCACTGGGCGCGGCATACCCCGCGGTGCGCGTCGACATGTCCGACACCGCCCCGCTGGTGGAGGTCACGGTTGCGCTGACCTGGCCGTGCGCGGTGGCGCAGGTGTGCCGGGACGTGCGCGCCCACGTCGCCGACGAACTGGCGCGATTCACCGGGATTCGGCCCTCGCGGGTCGATGTGACGGTGGGAACGATCACCACCGATAACGGGGACTCGACCACCCGCGACGGCTACGTGGAACTACCGGCCCCCTCGGAGATCGAGAAGCGCGATTCCGCGCCGGATGACAGCCCGTCGGATGACACCGCGCCGGATGACACCGACATCGACATGGTCACCGACACCGACACCGAGACAGTGCAGGGGAGGGTTCACTCATGA
- a CDS encoding RNA polymerase sigma factor: MNSSESGHSSQASGLALGNLSDDELAAAAAVGDTEAFSELVARLTPPLLRYLRRMVPDSQTAEDLAQDTLLDAWRGLPDFAFRSSVKTWVFAIAHRKTIDYRRRRRDIPTDDVQFADLAAAEPLPSDEAMRQTLVEALGNELLTLPQNSRAVWWLREVEGLSLAEISRVLQISTGSVRGHLQRSRRYLATRLEPWRPGGRSSGPPDDPETDTDPTPQEGAQE, from the coding sequence ATGAATTCGAGTGAGTCCGGTCACAGCTCCCAGGCTTCGGGTCTGGCGTTGGGCAATCTGTCCGACGACGAGTTGGCCGCGGCCGCTGCCGTCGGCGACACCGAGGCGTTCTCGGAGCTGGTCGCCCGGCTGACCCCGCCCTTGCTGCGGTATCTGCGCCGGATGGTGCCCGATTCCCAGACCGCGGAGGACCTGGCCCAGGACACCTTGCTCGATGCCTGGCGGGGGCTGCCGGACTTCGCTTTTCGCAGCAGTGTGAAGACGTGGGTGTTCGCGATCGCGCACCGCAAGACCATCGATTACCGACGCCGTCGTCGCGACATCCCGACCGATGACGTCCAATTCGCCGACCTGGCCGCCGCCGAACCGCTACCGTCGGATGAGGCGATGCGGCAGACCCTGGTCGAGGCGCTGGGTAACGAATTGCTCACCCTGCCGCAGAATTCCCGGGCGGTGTGGTGGCTCCGCGAGGTCGAGGGATTGTCGCTGGCCGAGATCTCGCGAGTTCTGCAGATCAGCACCGGATCGGTCCGCGGACATCTTCAGCGCAGTCGCCGCTACCTCGCCACCCGGCTGGAACCCTGGCGGCCGGGTGGCCGATCGTCTGGCCCGCCCGACGACCCCGAAACCGACACCGACCCGACACCGCAGGAAGGAGCCCAGGAGTGA
- a CDS encoding transglycosylase family protein yields MTTTMKKLAVRAGVIGALAVAPFGVATATASADTGHNWDAVAQCESGGNWGISTGNGYYGGLQFTQSTWEANGGTGNPAYASREEQIRVAENVLATQGPGAWPVCGQYL; encoded by the coding sequence ATGACGACCACCATGAAGAAGCTTGCTGTGCGCGCCGGAGTGATCGGCGCTTTGGCGGTGGCCCCGTTCGGCGTGGCAACCGCGACCGCATCGGCCGACACCGGCCACAACTGGGACGCCGTCGCGCAATGCGAGAGCGGCGGCAACTGGGGGATCAGCACCGGTAACGGCTACTACGGCGGCCTGCAGTTCACCCAGTCCACCTGGGAAGCCAACGGCGGCACCGGCAACCCGGCCTACGCCTCGCGCGAAGAGCAGATCCGCGTCGCCGAGAACGTGCTGGCCACCCAGGGACCGGGCGCCTGGCCCGTCTGCGGTCAGTACCTCTGA
- a CDS encoding enoyl-CoA hydratase: protein MTHTAQPAAGVGAASSDSDPVEVVVEAPLGIVTLTRPRRRNPLSTETMRAVTAALRALGSDDAVRVVVIRAHGPAFSAGHDLSELVARTLDDERAVFDTCVEMMAAVHELDRPVIAEVAGAAFAAGCQLVATCDLAVAATTATFSTPGVRIGLFCSTPMVALTRAIGRKRAMKMLLTGDAIDADTAADWGLVNDVVSPDELATTVRELALRIAGSSASALAIGKRAFYQQIDETETHAYELMAETMATNAMTCDAQEGVSAFLAKRAPVWTDR from the coding sequence GTGACGCACACAGCACAGCCGGCAGCAGGGGTCGGCGCCGCCTCATCGGATTCGGATCCGGTCGAGGTGGTCGTCGAGGCGCCACTGGGGATCGTGACGTTGACCCGCCCGCGGCGGCGCAATCCGCTGTCGACGGAGACGATGCGGGCCGTCACCGCGGCCCTGCGGGCGTTGGGGTCCGACGACGCCGTCCGGGTGGTCGTGATCCGTGCGCACGGGCCGGCGTTTTCCGCCGGACATGACCTGTCCGAACTCGTCGCCCGCACCCTCGACGACGAGCGCGCGGTCTTCGACACGTGTGTGGAGATGATGGCCGCGGTCCACGAACTCGATCGACCGGTCATCGCCGAGGTTGCCGGGGCGGCCTTCGCCGCCGGCTGTCAGCTCGTCGCGACCTGCGATCTCGCCGTGGCCGCCACGACCGCGACGTTCTCGACCCCGGGCGTGCGCATCGGATTGTTCTGCTCGACGCCGATGGTGGCGCTCACGCGCGCGATCGGGCGCAAGCGGGCGATGAAGATGCTGCTCACCGGTGACGCCATCGACGCCGACACCGCCGCCGACTGGGGACTGGTCAACGACGTCGTGTCACCCGACGAACTCGCGACGACGGTGCGTGAACTCGCGCTGCGCATCGCCGGGTCGAGCGCCTCCGCCCTGGCCATCGGCAAACGTGCCTTCTATCAGCAGATCGACGAAACCGAAACGCACGCATACGAGCTCATGGCCGAGACGATGGCGACCAACGCGATGACCTGCGATGCGCAGGAGGGGGTGTCGGCGTTCCTGGCCAAACGCGCTCCGGTGTGGACCGACCGGTGA
- a CDS encoding Asp23/Gls24 family envelope stress response protein encodes MTDSTVTEKTKTTAAPATDTSEPTGKGLALARESGAPGDRGRTVIADAVVAKIAGIATREIDGVHDVGGAAERVVGKMREVLPGTSVSTTQGINVEVGEKQAAVDVSIVADFGVAIHQLAAAIRRNVINAIESMTGLEVTEVNVTVHDINFGDDDDDQTDTPPRVQ; translated from the coding sequence GTGACCGATTCAACTGTGACCGAAAAGACCAAGACCACCGCCGCCCCAGCGACGGACACCAGCGAGCCCACCGGAAAGGGCCTGGCACTGGCCCGCGAGAGCGGCGCGCCCGGTGACCGTGGCAGGACCGTGATCGCCGATGCTGTCGTCGCGAAGATCGCCGGCATCGCGACCCGCGAGATCGACGGCGTCCACGACGTCGGTGGTGCCGCCGAGCGTGTCGTCGGAAAGATGCGTGAGGTCCTCCCGGGAACCTCGGTGAGCACCACCCAGGGCATCAACGTCGAGGTCGGCGAGAAGCAAGCGGCCGTCGACGTATCGATCGTTGCCGACTTCGGCGTCGCCATTCATCAACTGGCCGCGGCGATCCGGCGCAACGTGATCAACGCGATCGAATCCATGACCGGGCTCGAGGTCACCGAGGTCAACGTCACCGTGCACGACATCAACTTCGGCGATGACGACGACGACCAGACCGACACCCCGCCTCGGGTCCAGTGA
- a CDS encoding LCP family protein: MASEFDRRRSRASSGRHRAARPDRPTAGEVYRRAAQRGADEDTSVWTPVGGFPAEPDVSDPPDLAGSGPTGPRPSRRSVSEDPTRPIPARRGGSRVRPSGRDSARPARPAPPARRRTAIGLARAAVVVCSVVAFVVCGAMWMGASTFRGGLGYSNALQGAPRSTDGAQNILLIGLDTRKDKNGNDLPDDVMRQLHAGDGDSGGYNTNTLILMHIPADRKNIVAYSIPRDDLVETPDLDVSQAKIKEVYGRTKAATEDQLANEGISDPATLEAKGRDAGRTATIKAVRTLTGVPIDRFAEVSLIGFYDVAKALGGVEVCLNHAVSDDYSGANFSAGMHRLSASQALAFVRQRHGLTRGDLDRTHRQQAFLLSALHQVQSAGTLTDVGKLNRLMSVVDDDVVFSQGWDVVSWAQDMIGVPDQKISFQTLPVVRYATVDDQDVNIIDPVAIRAEVQRAFGVPVTAPAPSSSGTSQSGGSQSGGSASDSGSEATPTTDDSSDGAQDASADDSGPAPDSGPAVVNTGTIPCVD; encoded by the coding sequence ATGGCCAGCGAGTTCGATCGACGTCGGTCGCGTGCGTCCTCCGGACGTCACCGCGCCGCACGGCCCGATCGGCCGACTGCGGGCGAGGTGTATCGCCGGGCGGCGCAGCGCGGAGCCGACGAGGACACCTCCGTCTGGACGCCGGTCGGGGGCTTCCCCGCGGAACCGGACGTATCCGATCCCCCCGATCTCGCCGGCTCCGGACCCACCGGGCCGCGGCCGAGCCGCCGATCGGTCTCCGAGGATCCGACCCGGCCCATTCCGGCTCGTCGTGGTGGCTCACGGGTCCGCCCGTCCGGCCGCGATTCCGCGCGTCCCGCGCGTCCCGCGCCTCCCGCGCGCCGGCGGACCGCGATCGGACTGGCGCGCGCGGCGGTCGTGGTGTGCTCGGTCGTGGCGTTCGTCGTCTGCGGGGCGATGTGGATGGGGGCCAGCACTTTTCGTGGTGGGCTCGGGTACTCGAACGCGCTGCAGGGTGCGCCGCGGTCGACCGATGGCGCCCAGAACATCCTGCTGATCGGGCTCGACACCCGAAAAGACAAGAACGGCAACGACCTTCCCGACGATGTGATGCGACAGCTCCACGCCGGTGACGGCGACTCGGGTGGCTACAACACCAATACGCTGATCCTGATGCACATCCCGGCCGACCGGAAGAACATCGTCGCCTACTCCATCCCGCGCGACGACCTCGTCGAGACGCCCGATCTCGACGTGTCGCAGGCCAAGATCAAAGAGGTGTACGGCCGCACCAAGGCGGCCACCGAGGACCAGCTGGCCAACGAGGGCATCAGCGATCCGGCCACCCTCGAGGCCAAGGGCCGTGACGCCGGCCGTACCGCGACGATCAAGGCGGTGCGCACCTTGACCGGGGTGCCCATCGACCGGTTCGCCGAGGTCAGCCTGATCGGTTTCTACGACGTCGCCAAGGCGCTCGGCGGTGTCGAGGTGTGCCTCAATCATGCGGTGTCCGACGACTATTCGGGCGCCAACTTCAGTGCGGGCATGCATCGGCTGTCGGCGTCGCAGGCGCTGGCCTTCGTGCGCCAGCGTCATGGGCTGACCCGTGGCGACCTCGACCGCACCCACCGCCAGCAGGCCTTCCTGCTCTCCGCCCTACATCAGGTGCAGAGCGCAGGGACGCTCACCGACGTCGGCAAGCTGAACCGCCTGATGAGCGTCGTCGACGACGACGTCGTCTTCTCCCAGGGCTGGGACGTGGTGTCCTGGGCGCAGGACATGATCGGCGTGCCCGATCAGAAGATCAGCTTCCAGACCCTGCCCGTCGTGCGGTATGCGACCGTCGACGATCAGGACGTCAACATCATCGATCCCGTCGCGATCCGCGCCGAGGTCCAGCGTGCCTTCGGGGTACCGGTCACCGCACCGGCGCCGTCCTCCTCCGGTACCTCCCAGTCCGGCGGTTCGCAGTCCGGTGGTTCGGCGTCGGACTCCGGGTCGGAGGCGACCCCGACCACCGATGACTCCTCCGACGGGGCTCAGGACGCCAGTGCCGACGACTCCGGACCGGCGCCCGACAGCGGTCCGGCCGTGGTCAACACGGGCACCATTCCCTGCGTCGACTGA
- a CDS encoding acyl-CoA dehydrogenase family protein → MTATTTSSAASTSSAASTTPASGEYTDADLDAVFGPVFARIAEGAVAREEDRRLAHDEISWLKQVRFGALRVPVEFGGYGASVQTLFRLLIDLAAAESNLPQALRVHWSFVEDQLLADDSPARQRWLQAVADGTLVGNAITEPGVGAVDRYRTTVTDIEGGYRVDGTKYYSTGSLYADHILVAGDHGGERVSVLVDADADGVVQHDDWDGFGQRLTASGTTEFTGVEVPADRLLGAGYGAPGRTYATSYLQLVQLAVLAGIAQRALDDTSEWVRARTRTFTHAAADLPREDPLVQQVIGRLAAAAYTARTLVLDIAGKLDLLLDGGATDETLLDEVEFDVARAQHAVITTVLDATSALFEVGGASITSERLRLDRHWRNARVISVHNPLIFKLRAIGDHVLNGADLPYAWSAGDRGSVKVEATQGE, encoded by the coding sequence GTGACCGCGACCACCACATCGAGCGCCGCAAGCACCTCGAGCGCCGCAAGCACCACCCCCGCGAGTGGCGAATACACCGACGCCGACCTCGATGCCGTCTTCGGGCCGGTGTTCGCCCGGATCGCCGAGGGAGCCGTCGCGCGAGAGGAGGACCGCCGCCTCGCCCACGACGAGATCTCATGGCTCAAACAGGTCCGTTTCGGTGCGCTGCGTGTCCCCGTCGAATTCGGCGGTTACGGAGCATCGGTGCAGACCCTGTTCCGGCTGCTGATCGACCTCGCGGCGGCGGAATCCAATCTGCCCCAGGCGCTTCGGGTGCACTGGTCCTTCGTCGAGGATCAACTGCTCGCCGACGACTCGCCCGCCCGACAGCGGTGGCTGCAGGCCGTGGCCGACGGCACCCTGGTCGGCAACGCCATCACCGAGCCCGGAGTGGGCGCCGTCGACCGCTATCGCACCACGGTGACCGACATCGAGGGCGGATACCGCGTCGACGGCACCAAGTACTACAGCACCGGCAGTCTCTACGCCGACCACATCCTCGTCGCCGGTGATCATGGGGGAGAACGTGTCTCGGTTCTCGTCGACGCCGACGCCGACGGGGTCGTCCAGCACGACGACTGGGACGGCTTCGGTCAGCGGCTGACCGCGAGCGGCACCACGGAGTTCACCGGTGTCGAGGTGCCCGCCGATCGGCTGCTCGGCGCCGGATACGGAGCCCCCGGCCGGACGTATGCGACCTCGTATCTGCAGCTGGTGCAGCTGGCGGTGCTCGCGGGTATCGCGCAACGCGCGCTGGACGACACCTCCGAATGGGTGCGGGCCCGCACCCGCACCTTCACCCACGCCGCGGCGGATCTGCCCCGCGAGGATCCGTTGGTGCAGCAGGTCATCGGACGCCTGGCCGCTGCCGCATACACCGCGCGCACCCTGGTCCTCGACATCGCGGGCAAGCTCGATCTGCTCCTCGACGGGGGTGCCACCGACGAAACGCTGCTCGACGAGGTCGAATTCGACGTCGCCCGCGCCCAGCACGCGGTCATCACGACGGTGCTCGACGCCACCTCAGCCCTGTTCGAGGTCGGCGGCGCGTCGATCACCTCCGAGCGGCTGCGCCTGGACCGGCACTGGCGCAACGCGCGGGTGATCTCGGTGCACAACCCGCTCATCTTCAAGCTGCGCGCCATCGGCGATCACGTCCTCAACGGTGCGGATCTCCCCTATGCGTGGAGCGCAGGTGACCGCGGGTCGGTGAAAGTCGAGGCAACACAGGGCGAGTAA
- a CDS encoding DUF6286 domain-containing protein, translated as MTTSTTPESASRPRAEIVAENQDLAGGKVFAPAAYPGAAIVGSVIGLLFLGLACVGIRDLIVDAGWIDGTRWTTNTADWITRSTWQDWMWPVAVICVIVGLWLMWLAVKPRRRTHVPLGDFEVMWTRRGDMARRASAALLTVPGVEHATTVVTRRRAKVTVTVSGGVDEQTMCDRVAEALAPVKHPPRVVIRRVVRSKEARS; from the coding sequence ATGACCACATCGACGACACCCGAATCCGCATCGCGGCCACGGGCCGAGATCGTCGCCGAGAACCAGGATCTCGCCGGCGGTAAGGTCTTCGCCCCGGCCGCCTACCCGGGCGCGGCGATCGTCGGGTCGGTGATCGGGCTCCTGTTCCTCGGCCTGGCGTGCGTCGGGATCCGAGATCTCATTGTGGACGCCGGATGGATCGACGGGACCCGATGGACGACGAATACCGCCGACTGGATCACGAGAAGTACCTGGCAGGACTGGATGTGGCCGGTCGCGGTGATCTGCGTGATCGTCGGACTGTGGTTGATGTGGCTGGCCGTCAAGCCCCGGCGCCGCACCCACGTCCCACTCGGAGACTTCGAGGTGATGTGGACCCGCCGCGGCGACATGGCGCGCCGCGCGAGTGCCGCACTGCTCACCGTCCCCGGGGTCGAGCACGCCACGACCGTGGTCACCCGACGACGGGCAAAGGTCACCGTCACCGTGTCGGGCGGTGTGGACGAGCAGACCATGTGCGACCGCGTTGCCGAGGCACTGGCCCCGGTGAAACATCCTCCACGCGTGGTGATCCGGCGCGTGGTCCGCAGCAAGGAGGCACGCTCGTGA
- a CDS encoding acyl-CoA thioesterase — translation MTPPAQVPSPPDAHIHPGTDRSTLYMSLLMTPDLANFAGNVHGGALLKLLDQVAYACASRYSRHYAVTLSVDRVIFREPIRVGELLILSASINCTGRTSMEVGIRVETESIQTGERRHTNSCYFTMVAMDDDGRPCAVPQLVPENDVQRRRFTEAQQRREALRSAT, via the coding sequence ATGACCCCGCCCGCGCAGGTGCCGTCGCCGCCCGACGCGCACATCCATCCGGGAACCGACCGGTCGACGCTGTACATGTCGCTGCTGATGACGCCCGACCTCGCGAACTTCGCCGGCAACGTGCACGGCGGCGCCCTGCTCAAACTGCTCGATCAGGTCGCCTACGCGTGCGCGAGCCGCTACTCGCGCCACTATGCGGTCACCCTGTCGGTGGACCGCGTCATCTTCCGGGAGCCGATCCGGGTCGGTGAACTACTGATCCTGTCGGCGTCCATCAATTGCACCGGTCGGACGTCGATGGAGGTCGGTATCCGGGTCGAGACCGAGTCGATCCAGACCGGCGAGCGCCGGCACACCAACAGCTGCTATTTCACGATGGTCGCGATGGACGACGACGGTCGTCCGTGCGCGGTACCGCAGCTGGTCCCGGAGAACGACGTGCAGCGCCGACGGTTCACCGAGGCGCAGCAACGACGCGAGGCGCTGCGCTCGGCCACGTGA